A single genomic interval of Aedes aegypti strain LVP_AGWG chromosome 1, AaegL5.0 Primary Assembly, whole genome shotgun sequence harbors:
- the LOC5577423 gene encoding nuclear protein 1 yields the protein MSELHFDEYEKYNFEFDKHMFSGHSGKQRTKKEASEHTNHYDPSGHSRKITTKLRNTEQNRKDKSKN from the coding sequence ATGTCGGAGCTACATTTCGATGAATACGAGAAGTACAACTTTGAGTTCGATAAGCACATGTTTTCTGGCCATTCGGGAAAGCAGCGAACCAAGAAGGAAGCTAGTGAACACACCAACCATTATGATCCCAGTGGCCACTCCAGGAAAATAACTACTAAACTGCGCAATACTGAGCAGAATCGGAAAGACAAATCcaagaattaa